The window TCACTAGTGTGGCTTTttagaaaaatgttttttttttgcattgtcGACACATACACCTGCAAAGCATTGTCTACGTGGATATTGTTTTCTAACAGGCCATTAGCAAGAAGAATGGTTACAATTCACTGTCAACAAGAGAGAGTCATTAATTAATTTTAATGCTGCAGTTCATGCTGCTGTTTTTAACACTGAAGAGGCACTGTAGAGGGAGGCAGGGCATTACTGCTTCTGCACATGCACTGGGCGATGTCAAATAGTGATTACAGACCCCAAAACCAAGTCAGGTTGTGAACAAAACGAAAAATTGAAATATCTTTCACTTTCTTCACAAGCTCAAGCCAATTATATTCATTTTGAATGTAGCATGTTTTGGATAATGCATTAGGTCATTTTTAATGATTAGAATCATCTTATAGAGAGTGGAACCTCCATTATCCACATCCCTATTATCTGCAATATTTATCTGCCAAAATGTTCGCAGAACAAAACCTTgcatgaaatgctgcttcatttgcaatttccTCTCCTACTCTTCACAAGCAAAACTACATCAGTTTtctttttgcatttctttgtgtaCTTTTATTCACTCCCATCTGTAGATTAATGCTCTACCATTCATATTCAACCAGAATTTGAGGTCTCTTTAATTATCCTTCACCTCCCATTATTCATTGGGGTATCTCCTTTGCTTTGATGGATATTGGAGGTTCCAGCATATCTTATAATTCCCAGATTTCAACGGGTTTTTTTGACACCATGGCCGCGGTCATGTCCTTAGACACATAGCAGAGTAATCTGGGAGCAAACTGGTTAGATTAGTGTTACAGTCGCTGGGGGAAGGTGATGGTTCGGGCTGTTGGTTTCCATCCAGTGGCTAACCTAAACATTATTTCCATTGTCCAGTTCCACGCCATGATGATGTCCAGCTGGCCCCATCTCCTCAACCGATGGCCTCAGATGAATCCCTCTCTCCACGCCGCATTCTTGACCAGGCAGTTACAGCACTGCATGGCTTGCCACCAGTTATTACAGTTCAGAGGTTCCACACTTGCCTTAGCGATCATCAGCTTGGAAGTAGAAAGATTAATTCCCGATTGGTTCATTGTGACAACTGATCTGCTAAAAAAAGCACAGGTGGGAGCAAGCCTCAACATTAATAGTCCATGCATTTACCAAAAAGCAACTATTGCAGGAGTAATTCAGGCAAATCTAGCTTTCTACATTATGTGCATTAGCCTTGAGCCATTtctatttgttcagtgattgtacTTTTATTCGTTTTCCATAAAGCTATGCAAGGTCCATTTGACTCTACCATCAATATTTTTCTGCTAAACAGGTTGAATTACTGAGGACTGTCTGCGCACAAAGCTTAATTCCTGCTTTACATGAGCAATTAAAGAAAACACCCCCCATTAGGCTGTTGGCTCAATGTAATTCTGATTGATAAACAAACATTTTGCTTTCACAGTGATGCTGATAATGCTGTACCTACTGATTAGTAAAATTGTATTAATGTTGACAGTTTAAACACCCCTTCTTCTccaatacaatgttaataaaagcTGCTTGTAGAAATCTTCATTGATTTAAAAACCTTCTGACTGAATTTGACATCTAAAAGATTTGAGGCGCATGTTTTCCCATTTGTTTTCAGTTCTGCTCCAGCAGAGCATTTCAAATTATACTTCCTTTGAACTTTGAATCACTTCCAATGTTCATTCAACTCCCACGTGAGTTCCAAGAGCGCACACATCTTTATAGCAGCTCAAATTGAGGCCTACACATCATTACAAAAAGCCTTCTGTTTCTAAGACTCGTTGCAAACCCTAACCCTGTGCTGAGCTGGAGATCTAGCTGTTTTTGGCAATAATATTGAAAGGACTGGGAGAaagtaagggctgcagatgctggagattagagtagagtgtgtagtgctggaaaggcacaacaggtcaggcagcatccaaggagcaggagaatcaatgtttcaggtataagcctgatgaagggcttatgcctgtaacgttgattctcctgctcctcggatgctgcctaacctgctgcgcttttctagtgcTACACTGTTGACAGTAATATTGAAAGCTCTGTTTTGCGTTTAGTGTTTGACAAACTTTCTTGGCATTTGAAGACTCTTTTATATAATAAATGTTGATGACCTTTCAAAACACCTGAAATAATGAGCAGTGAGATTGCATGACCAATGTATATATTTTTCTGAACTATGAACGACAAATGTGTAGTCTTCAGCTAAAATAGAGCAAAGTATTATGACCCAAGATATAGCTCATTTTTCTAAGTATAAAAGTTGGTTTAAATTTCTTTACTCTTGTATTTCTTTCAGATTCGCAACATGGACTTTGTCTACTGTAAAAATATTGTGGCAAATCATGTATTACCTGAAACAGTGGTCTCTGCCTCCAACATGGTTTACATCTTTGATCCTGCAAATTCAGACCTCGTGAGGCACCAAAGAATGTTTTGCATTCATTCTGGGACGCATGCCCCATATACTCAGTCACCCACCAGAGGAGAGTTGTGGTCACGTTGGACAGCCACAATAAGCAACAGagttgctccagtgaaaacaagtgAGCAAGTTGCAGTGGAAATCAGTGCCAAAGCTAGTGATTCGGGTCAGCTAGCAGAAAGCCTTTCTCCTTGCCCCACATTACAACCAGTTGAGGATGCGGAAGAATTCAAAGTAGGAGGAGTTAAACAAATCATATTTTAGATTTAAAAAGCAAGGGTTACATTAGAACTAGGGGGTACATATGATCAAGTTAAAATGttgttcttctataacacaatggttgCACTCTTGTGCAAGCTGCTggttgaccagcaacacatttgcagctgtgatctccagcatctgcagacctcattttttactcgcacTCTTGTGCAAgcccatgttatagaaaaattgtgctttggaaacagtgcttaaagttcAGGtaataagtttgctcgctgagctggcaagtttgttttcagacatcttgtcaccatgctaggtaatatcAGTGAGCCTTTGGTGAAATGCTGgtattctgtcccactttctatttgtgtgtcttggtcttttaaggtgggtgatatcatttacagttctttttctgaggttggtaaatggggtccaaatcgatgtttattgatggagttccggtttgaatgccaagcctccaggaattcctgtgcatgtctctgttctaAGATGGATGTGTCATATCAGTCAGAGTGGTGTCCTCCTTCGTCTGtatgcaaggatactagtgatagagggtcatgtcttttgatggctagttgctgtttgtgtatcctggtggctagtt of the Hemiscyllium ocellatum isolate sHemOce1 chromosome 16, sHemOce1.pat.X.cur, whole genome shotgun sequence genome contains:
- the LOC132823449 gene encoding cyclin-I-like, which codes for MKCLGSLDGERLAFLLNEALAKETRLWKVPLFKTCNNQGTTITPLQREHVVLWLRDLCSKFGYYPETFFLAISILDRLLASVKAQPKYLRCIAISSLFVAAKINEEDEVTLLVKDLAAKSDSGCSSGEILRMEKIILHKLQWDLYTATPADFVNIFHAMMMSSWPHLLNRWPQMNPSLHAAFLTRQLQHCMACHQLLQFRGSTLALAIISLEVERLIPDWFIVTTDLLKKAQIRNMDFVYCKNIVANHVLPETVVSASNMVYIFDPANSDLVRHQRMFCIHSGTHAPYTQSPTRGELWSRWTATISNRVAPVKTSEQVAVEISAKASDSGQLAESLSPCPTLQPVEDAEEFKVGGVKQIIF